A single genomic interval of Alteromonas sp. BL110 harbors:
- the argR gene encoding transcriptional regulator ArgR: protein MANAKQEQLIKAFKEILKAENYGSQGEIVDALKAQGFDNISQSKISRMLSKFGAVRTRNARGDMVYCLPPELGMPTAKSPLKQLVLDIVHNNVMVIIRTSPGAAQLIARLLDSLSKKDGVLGTIAGDDTIFIAPADVTKIEELRQRVEDLFENV from the coding sequence ATGGCAAACGCAAAACAAGAGCAACTCATCAAAGCTTTTAAAGAAATTCTAAAAGCGGAAAATTATGGTTCGCAGGGCGAGATTGTTGACGCTTTGAAAGCACAAGGTTTTGACAACATCAGCCAATCCAAAATTTCTAGAATGCTAAGTAAGTTTGGCGCGGTACGAACCCGAAATGCCAGAGGAGACATGGTTTACTGTCTGCCTCCTGAATTAGGTATGCCTACCGCAAAAAGCCCGCTCAAACAGTTGGTGTTAGATATTGTTCACAACAATGTCATGGTTATCATTAGAACAAGTCCAGGTGCAGCACAGCTTATTGCACGTCTACTTGATTCATTAAGTAAAAAAGATGGCGTATTAGGGACAATTGCAGGTGACGACACAATTTTTATTGCCCCTGCTGACGTGACAAAAATTGAAGAATTAAGACAGCGAGTTGAAGATTTATTTGAAAATGTGTAA
- the mdh gene encoding malate dehydrogenase: MKVAVLGAAGGIGQALSLLLKTQLPAGSDLALYDVAPVVPGVAVDLSHIPTAVKVTGHGKDDLADALTGADVVLIPAGMPRKPGMDRSDLFNINAGIVKNLIEGVADNCPNACVGIITNPVNTTVAIAAETLKAKGVYDKNKLFGVTTLDVIRAETFVAELKDVDVSSVHVPVIGGHSGTTILPLLSQVEGVEFTDEEVSSLTTRIQNAGTEVVEAKAGGGSATLSMGQAAARFCLSLVAAMQGENVVEYTYVQTDDSDDAAFFAHPVRLGANGVEEILPYGELSAFEEKAKNDMLEGLRGDIKLGVDFVNG, encoded by the coding sequence ATGAAAGTAGCCGTGTTAGGTGCTGCCGGTGGTATTGGTCAGGCGCTGTCTTTGTTGTTGAAAACACAATTGCCAGCAGGTTCAGATTTAGCGCTTTACGACGTTGCGCCAGTTGTTCCCGGTGTTGCCGTTGATTTGAGCCACATCCCCACAGCGGTAAAAGTAACCGGTCACGGTAAAGATGACCTAGCTGATGCACTTACTGGAGCAGACGTAGTTCTTATTCCAGCGGGTATGCCTCGTAAGCCAGGTATGGATCGTTCTGATCTGTTCAACATCAACGCCGGCATTGTTAAAAACCTAATTGAAGGTGTAGCTGATAACTGCCCGAACGCGTGTGTTGGTATCATCACTAACCCAGTTAACACTACTGTTGCTATTGCAGCTGAAACGCTTAAAGCTAAAGGCGTTTACGACAAGAACAAGCTTTTCGGTGTAACGACACTTGACGTTATCCGTGCTGAAACTTTCGTTGCTGAACTTAAAGACGTAGACGTATCTTCTGTGCATGTACCAGTAATCGGTGGTCACTCTGGTACAACTATCCTTCCTCTTCTTTCACAAGTTGAAGGCGTAGAGTTTACAGACGAAGAAGTATCTAGCCTAACTACTCGTATCCAAAATGCGGGTACTGAAGTTGTTGAAGCGAAAGCTGGCGGCGGCTCTGCAACCCTTTCAATGGGTCAAGCAGCAGCACGTTTCTGTCTGTCTCTAGTTGCAGCAATGCAAGGTGAGAACGTTGTTGAGTATACTTACGTACAAACTGACGACAGCGACGACGCGGCATTCTTCGCACACCCAGTACGCCTTGGCGCAAACGGTGTTGAAGAAATCTTGCCATACGGCGAGCTAAGCGCGTTTGAAGAAAAAGCGAAAAACGACATGCTTGAAGGCCTACGTGGCGACATCAAGCTAGGCGTTGACTTCGTAAACGGCTAA
- the katG gene encoding catalase/peroxidase HPI, whose amino-acid sequence MSNAKLGDVNDSAKKCPVMHGGLTATGTTVMDWWPEALNLDILHQHDTKTNPMGEDFDYREEVKKLDFQALKKDLTDLMTDSQPWWPADWGHYGGLMIRMSWHAAGSYRIADGRGGASTGNQRFAPLNSWPDNVNLDKARRLLWPIKKKYGNKLSWADLFVLAGTIAYDSMGLKTYGFAFGREDIWHPEKDVYWGAEKEWLAPSDERYDDVDSPETMENPLAAVQMGLIYVNPEGVNGKPDPLKTAAHVRETFARMAMNDEETVALAAGGHTVGKCHGNGSAEALGPDPEAAGIEEAGLGWMNHESRSIGRDTVSSGIEGAWTTNPTQWDNGYFHLLLNYDWELKKSPAGAEQWEPINIKEEDKPVDVEDPSKRYNPIMTDADMAMKLDPEYRKISEKFYNDHEYFSEVFARAWFKLTHRDLGPKVRYIGPDVPEETLIWQDPVPEGSTSYDVDALKSKIAESGLSVGDMVATAWDSARTFRSSDLRGGANGARIRLAPQKDWEGNEPERLTKVLEVLAPLADAAGASLADTIVLAGNVGIEKGIEAAGFDVPVPFSPGRGDATDDMTDAESFDPLEPIADGYRNYLQKDFAVKPEELMLDKTQLLGLTAKEMTVLVGGMRMLGTNYGTSKHGVFTDNVGTLSTDFFVNLTDMKYTWKPTGKNSYAIVDRASGDEVFTATRFDLVFGSNSVLRAYAELYAQDDSKEKFVKDFVAAWTKVMNADRFDLTC is encoded by the coding sequence ATGAGCAATGCAAAGTTAGGTGATGTGAATGATTCGGCAAAAAAATGTCCGGTCATGCATGGTGGTTTAACAGCCACGGGGACAACAGTAATGGACTGGTGGCCTGAAGCCTTAAACTTAGACATTCTTCATCAGCACGATACGAAGACAAATCCAATGGGAGAGGACTTTGATTACCGTGAAGAGGTTAAAAAACTAGACTTTCAAGCCCTCAAAAAAGATTTGACTGATTTAATGACAGATTCTCAGCCGTGGTGGCCAGCAGATTGGGGACACTATGGCGGCCTAATGATCCGTATGTCGTGGCATGCTGCAGGCTCCTACCGAATTGCTGACGGCCGCGGTGGCGCCTCAACAGGCAACCAACGTTTTGCACCGCTTAACTCCTGGCCTGATAACGTTAACTTAGATAAAGCTCGCCGCCTGCTTTGGCCAATTAAAAAGAAGTATGGCAACAAGTTAAGCTGGGCTGATTTGTTTGTTCTTGCCGGAACCATTGCGTATGACAGCATGGGTCTTAAAACCTATGGGTTTGCCTTTGGCAGGGAAGATATTTGGCACCCTGAGAAAGATGTCTATTGGGGAGCAGAAAAAGAATGGTTAGCGCCTAGTGATGAACGCTATGACGATGTTGATAGCCCTGAAACTATGGAAAACCCTTTGGCTGCTGTGCAAATGGGCCTTATTTACGTAAACCCTGAAGGCGTTAACGGTAAGCCAGACCCACTTAAAACGGCAGCTCATGTCCGTGAAACCTTTGCGCGTATGGCAATGAACGACGAAGAAACCGTTGCATTAGCAGCCGGTGGTCACACGGTGGGTAAATGTCACGGTAACGGCAGTGCAGAAGCGCTAGGACCAGACCCCGAAGCCGCTGGTATTGAAGAAGCTGGCCTTGGCTGGATGAACCATGAAAGCCGCAGTATTGGTCGCGATACCGTATCTAGTGGCATTGAGGGCGCGTGGACGACGAACCCTACGCAATGGGATAACGGATATTTCCACTTATTGCTTAATTACGATTGGGAACTGAAAAAGTCTCCAGCGGGTGCTGAGCAGTGGGAGCCAATTAATATCAAAGAAGAAGACAAGCCTGTTGATGTTGAAGACCCATCGAAACGCTATAACCCAATTATGACCGACGCCGATATGGCGATGAAGTTGGACCCAGAATACAGAAAAATTTCTGAAAAATTTTATAACGACCATGAATATTTCAGCGAAGTATTCGCCCGCGCATGGTTTAAGCTTACTCACCGCGACCTAGGACCAAAAGTTCGTTATATAGGGCCTGATGTGCCGGAAGAAACGTTAATTTGGCAAGATCCGGTTCCAGAAGGCAGTACGTCTTATGACGTTGACGCTTTAAAGAGTAAAATTGCGGAGTCAGGCCTATCGGTTGGCGATATGGTGGCAACGGCGTGGGATAGCGCACGTACGTTCAGAAGTTCAGATTTACGCGGTGGTGCTAATGGAGCACGTATTCGTTTAGCCCCTCAGAAAGATTGGGAAGGCAATGAACCTGAGCGTCTTACTAAGGTGTTAGAAGTGCTTGCTCCTCTTGCTGACGCAGCAGGCGCAAGCCTTGCAGATACTATTGTTTTAGCAGGTAACGTGGGCATAGAAAAAGGTATTGAGGCGGCAGGCTTTGATGTACCTGTTCCTTTTTCACCAGGACGCGGGGATGCTACTGACGACATGACCGATGCTGAATCGTTTGATCCACTAGAGCCAATTGCAGATGGTTACAGAAACTACCTCCAAAAAGACTTTGCAGTTAAGCCTGAAGAGCTAATGTTAGACAAAACCCAGTTACTAGGCTTAACAGCAAAAGAAATGACGGTGCTAGTAGGTGGTATGCGTATGCTTGGCACTAACTATGGCACAAGTAAGCATGGTGTATTCACCGACAACGTGGGCACGCTGAGCACAGACTTCTTCGTAAATCTTACTGACATGAAATACACGTGGAAGCCGACTGGGAAAAACAGCTACGCCATTGTAGATAGAGCTTCAGGTGACGAAGTGTTTACCGCTACGCGTTTTGATTTAGTGTTCGGTTCAAACTCAGTATTGCGAGCGTATGCTGAGCTATACGCGCAAGATGATAGCAAAGAGAAGTTTGTTAAAGATTTTGTTGCAGCGTGGACAAAGGTGATGAACGCAGATCGCTTCGATCTTACTTGTTAG
- the ppc gene encoding phosphoenolpyruvate carboxylase, with protein MQTHYDAELKDTVRYLGKTLGETIKNQLGQEWLDRIEKIRKGGRASYQGDATCSEELKETFKTMSDSDLLTVGRAFAQFLNLGNIAEQEYNAAMNVDASIDALFKHLDKAELTADKVQDAVAKLNIDLVLTAHPTEVTRRTLIHKHKELADCLQAVHQASLTDVDRKKIETRIADLIAQAWHTEEIRSVRPTPVDEARWGFSVIENSLWEAVPDFMRELDGRLNEDYDVSLPLDSSPVQFSSWMGGDRDGNPFVTSKVTEQVLLLARKRAAKLFAIDLDRLQVELSMYDCNEELREKVGDANEPYRALLRPLVNKFIATRDGIADYLAGKNPDTSNWIESDDELIEPLMLCYQSLLDCGMQVVANGLLLDTIRRARVFGIHLLRLDVRQDSERHADVFSELTRYLGLGDYAQWSEADKQAFLLRELGSKRPLFPAQWDASDDVKEVLDTCKVIAKHSKHGFGIYIISMASEPSDVMAVQLLLQESGVDWPMPVAPLFETLDDLNNSPDVMRKLLSIDWYRGYVKGRQFVMIGYSDSAKDAGALAAGWAQYQSQEALVAIAEEFDVSLTLFHGRGGTIGRGGLPAHAAIYSQPPGSLEGGFRVTEQGETIRYKFGMPKLAKRSLGIYASAIIEAMLFPPPAPKEEWRELITAMAAQGRDNYRATVRHDEEFVPYFRVATPEQELGKLPLGSRPAKRKPQGGIESLRAIPWIFAWAQTRLVLPSWLGVMRAIDSVKTPENEKVVNEMFSEWPFYRSRLSMLDMVFHKADPRISEAYDERLVPKELKHFGEALRSELKESISSLLAITGDDDIMKNDPQGKESMEIRAAYLQPLHYLQIELLDRIRKAGDDAQNTSLERAMMVTIAGIAIGMRNTG; from the coding sequence ATGCAAACACACTACGATGCTGAACTGAAAGATACCGTTCGATACCTTGGCAAAACCCTTGGTGAAACAATCAAAAATCAATTAGGTCAAGAATGGCTAGACCGTATTGAAAAGATTCGTAAAGGCGGCCGAGCTTCTTATCAGGGAGATGCTACATGTAGCGAAGAACTGAAAGAAACTTTCAAAACAATGTCTGACAGCGATTTGCTTACTGTTGGTCGTGCCTTCGCACAATTCTTGAATCTAGGTAATATTGCCGAGCAAGAATACAACGCAGCAATGAATGTCGATGCATCGATTGATGCTCTGTTTAAACACCTAGATAAAGCGGAACTGACTGCTGACAAAGTACAGGACGCCGTTGCAAAGCTAAACATCGACCTTGTATTAACTGCTCACCCGACTGAGGTTACGCGCCGTACTCTAATTCACAAACATAAAGAGCTAGCGGACTGCCTTCAGGCTGTACATCAAGCCTCACTAACCGATGTCGATCGTAAAAAGATAGAAACCCGCATTGCCGATCTTATTGCTCAAGCTTGGCACACCGAAGAAATTCGCTCTGTACGCCCGACGCCTGTTGATGAAGCGCGTTGGGGTTTCTCGGTCATTGAAAACTCATTGTGGGAAGCGGTACCTGACTTCATGCGCGAGCTTGATGGTCGCTTGAATGAAGACTACGACGTATCACTACCGCTAGACTCGTCGCCAGTACAATTTAGCTCTTGGATGGGTGGCGACAGAGACGGTAACCCATTTGTTACTTCAAAAGTAACCGAGCAAGTATTGCTGCTGGCAAGAAAGCGCGCGGCCAAACTTTTCGCTATCGACCTTGATCGTTTGCAAGTAGAACTTTCAATGTACGACTGCAACGAAGAATTACGTGAAAAAGTAGGCGATGCAAACGAACCGTACCGCGCCCTACTTCGCCCGTTGGTAAATAAGTTTATTGCTACTCGCGACGGCATTGCCGACTACCTAGCGGGTAAAAACCCGGACACGTCTAACTGGATAGAAAGCGACGATGAGCTTATCGAGCCGTTGATGCTTTGCTATCAGTCACTATTAGACTGCGGTATGCAGGTTGTTGCTAATGGCCTACTACTAGACACCATTCGTCGTGCTCGCGTATTTGGTATTCACCTTCTACGCCTTGACGTGCGCCAAGATTCAGAGCGCCACGCCGACGTATTTAGCGAACTCACTCGCTACCTAGGTTTAGGCGACTACGCACAGTGGAGCGAAGCCGACAAACAAGCATTCTTATTACGCGAGCTTGGTTCAAAACGTCCGCTATTCCCAGCACAATGGGATGCATCTGATGACGTAAAAGAAGTGCTTGATACCTGTAAAGTAATTGCGAAACACAGCAAGCATGGCTTTGGTATTTATATTATCTCTATGGCGAGTGAGCCATCGGATGTTATGGCGGTCCAGCTGCTTCTTCAAGAAAGCGGTGTAGACTGGCCAATGCCGGTAGCACCACTATTTGAAACGCTTGACGATTTGAACAACTCACCAGATGTGATGCGCAAACTCCTGTCTATCGACTGGTATCGCGGTTATGTGAAAGGCCGTCAGTTTGTCATGATTGGTTACTCTGACTCAGCAAAAGATGCAGGCGCATTGGCTGCGGGTTGGGCACAGTATCAATCGCAAGAAGCTTTGGTTGCCATTGCAGAAGAATTTGACGTAAGCCTAACCCTATTCCACGGACGTGGCGGTACAATTGGTCGTGGTGGATTGCCAGCACATGCTGCTATTTACTCACAGCCTCCTGGCTCATTAGAAGGTGGTTTCCGCGTGACAGAACAAGGCGAAACTATTCGCTATAAGTTCGGTATGCCTAAACTGGCTAAACGCAGCCTAGGTATTTACGCCAGCGCTATTATTGAAGCCATGTTGTTTCCACCTCCGGCACCAAAAGAAGAGTGGCGTGAGCTTATTACTGCAATGGCAGCGCAAGGTCGTGATAACTACCGTGCAACTGTACGTCACGATGAAGAGTTTGTACCTTACTTCCGCGTGGCTACACCAGAGCAAGAGTTAGGCAAACTACCTCTTGGCAGCCGCCCTGCTAAGCGTAAGCCACAAGGCGGAATTGAGAGCCTACGTGCGATACCATGGATCTTCGCTTGGGCACAGACACGTTTAGTACTGCCAAGCTGGTTAGGCGTTATGCGCGCTATTGATAGCGTGAAGACCCCTGAGAACGAGAAAGTAGTTAACGAAATGTTCAGCGAATGGCCGTTCTATCGCTCGCGTCTTTCTATGCTAGACATGGTGTTTCACAAAGCTGACCCACGCATTAGCGAAGCTTATGATGAACGCCTTGTACCAAAAGAGCTTAAGCACTTTGGTGAAGCCCTGCGTAGCGAGCTTAAAGAAAGCATCTCGTCACTGTTGGCTATCACAGGCGATGACGACATTATGAAGAACGACCCGCAAGGTAAAGAGTCGATGGAGATCCGTGCAGCGTATCTTCAACCGCTTCATTACCTGCAAATTGAACTTCTAGATCGTATCCGTAAAGCCGGTGACGATGCACAAAACACCAGCTTAGAGCGCGCTATGATGGTAACTATCGCCGGTATCGCTATCGGAATGCGCAACACAGGATAA
- a CDS encoding FKBP-type peptidyl-prolyl cis-trans isomerase — MTDTFNTVETQASYGIGFQMGQQLQSNPFDGLAIDAVVAGLKDAFAGQAPQVDNDTLRDAFGEIHKRMQAAKEEASKAVIEEGTKYLEENAKRDEVTVTESGLQYEVVTEGDGDTPDASSTVRVHYHGTLINGTTFDSSYERGQPAEFPVGGVIKGWTEALQLMKVGSKYRLYVPHDLAYGEQGAGAAIAPYSTLIFDVELLDVLG; from the coding sequence GTGACTGATACATTCAATACAGTAGAAACCCAAGCAAGCTACGGCATTGGTTTTCAAATGGGTCAACAACTACAATCAAATCCGTTCGACGGACTAGCAATTGACGCTGTTGTAGCTGGCCTAAAAGACGCCTTCGCAGGTCAAGCACCTCAGGTTGATAACGACACGCTACGTGATGCGTTCGGCGAAATTCACAAGCGTATGCAAGCGGCGAAAGAAGAAGCGAGCAAAGCGGTTATTGAAGAAGGCACAAAGTACCTTGAAGAAAACGCGAAGCGTGACGAAGTAACCGTAACTGAATCGGGTCTTCAATACGAAGTTGTTACCGAAGGTGACGGCGATACACCAGATGCTTCGAGCACAGTACGTGTTCATTACCACGGCACGCTTATTAACGGTACGACGTTTGACAGCTCTTACGAGCGTGGTCAGCCAGCTGAGTTCCCAGTAGGCGGCGTAATCAAAGGTTGGACTGAAGCACTTCAACTTATGAAAGTGGGTTCAAAGTATCGTCTATACGTACCACATGACCTCGCTTACGGTGAACAAGGCGCAGGCGCAGCTATCGCACCTTACAGCACGCTAATCTTTGATGTAGAACTTCTTGACGTTCTAGGTTAA
- the fabV gene encoding enoyl-ACP reductase FabV has protein sequence MVIKPKVRGFICTNAHPVGCAKAVDEQIAYVEAKGDLGEGPKNVLVIGSSTGYGLASRITSAFGYGAKTLGVCFEKAPTERKTGTAGWYNTAAFHEKAKAKGLYANTINGDAFSDEIKNETIEKIKAEMGKVDLVIYSLASPRRTDPETGVTYKSTLKPVGEAYTTKTYDTDKDKVHEVALEPANNEEILHTIKVMGGEDWERWMDFLRDADVLAQGCKTTAYTYIGKELTWPIYGQATIGKAKEDLDRAAAAIIGKNSDLLVQANVSSLKALVTQASSAIPVMPLYISLIYKVMKEEGTHEGCIEQIYGLFTQCLFGNTPTLDEANRYRMDGKETNDATQAKIKALWDQVTQENFHDLSDYKGYHHEFLKLFGFDIDNVDYDSEVDPLVKW, from the coding sequence ATGGTTATCAAGCCTAAAGTGAGAGGCTTCATTTGTACAAACGCGCACCCAGTAGGCTGTGCTAAAGCGGTTGATGAACAAATTGCTTATGTAGAAGCAAAAGGTGACTTAGGCGAAGGCCCAAAAAATGTACTGGTTATCGGTAGCTCAACAGGCTATGGCTTAGCGTCACGCATCACATCTGCCTTTGGTTATGGTGCAAAGACACTAGGTGTGTGCTTTGAAAAAGCACCAACGGAACGTAAAACAGGCACTGCAGGTTGGTACAACACTGCAGCGTTTCACGAAAAAGCCAAAGCGAAAGGCTTGTATGCAAATACGATTAACGGCGATGCCTTTTCTGATGAGATCAAAAACGAAACTATCGAAAAAATCAAAGCTGAAATGGGTAAGGTTGACTTGGTTATTTACAGTCTTGCGTCTCCGCGCAGAACCGACCCAGAAACTGGTGTGACTTACAAGTCAACGCTTAAGCCAGTAGGTGAGGCATACACCACGAAAACCTACGATACAGATAAAGATAAAGTGCACGAAGTAGCACTTGAGCCTGCCAATAACGAAGAGATCCTTCACACCATTAAAGTAATGGGCGGCGAAGACTGGGAACGTTGGATGGACTTTTTACGCGATGCAGATGTGCTAGCACAAGGCTGTAAAACCACCGCCTACACTTACATAGGTAAAGAGCTGACATGGCCTATCTACGGTCAGGCGACTATCGGTAAAGCAAAAGAAGATCTCGATCGCGCCGCTGCAGCTATTATTGGTAAAAACAGTGACTTGCTTGTACAAGCAAACGTAAGTTCACTAAAAGCACTGGTGACTCAAGCAAGTTCTGCCATTCCCGTCATGCCGCTTTATATTTCACTTATTTACAAAGTAATGAAAGAAGAGGGCACTCACGAAGGCTGTATTGAGCAAATTTATGGTTTATTCACACAATGCCTGTTTGGCAATACTCCAACGCTGGATGAAGCAAATCGCTATCGCATGGATGGAAAAGAAACCAACGATGCAACCCAAGCGAAAATTAAAGCGCTATGGGACCAGGTGACACAAGAGAACTTTCATGACTTAAGCGACTACAAAGGTTATCACCATGAATTCTTAAAGTTGTTTGGTTTTGACATTGACAACGTTGATTACGACAGTGAAGTTGACCCATTGGTTAAGTGGTAA
- a CDS encoding NADH:ubiquinone reductase (Na(+)-transporting) subunit B → MGLKAYLEKIEPDFEPGGKHEKWYALYEAAATIFYTPGKVNKANTHVRDSIDLKRIMIMVWMATFPAMFFGMYNIGFQAQEAIAAGAGTLPDTWQAGLFTALGGDLTNAGILGLFFYGACFWLPIYAVTFAVGGFWEVLFASVRKHEVNEGFFVTSVLFALTLPATIPLWQVALGITFGVVIAKEVFGGTGRNFLNPALSGRAFLYFAYPAQISGDQVWVAADGYSGATSLSQAAWGNLDYADMTQWMDSFIGTIAGSAGEVSTLAIILGGLFIMYMRIASWRIVAGVAIGVAFFATLLNLIGSDTNPMFAMPAHWHFVVGGLAFGMFFMATDPVSASFTNQGKWAYGIFIGFMTVLIRVLNPAFPEGVMLAILFANLWAPLFDYFVAQSNIKRRVARVG, encoded by the coding sequence ATGGGTTTAAAAGCGTATTTAGAAAAAATTGAGCCGGATTTCGAGCCGGGTGGTAAGCATGAAAAATGGTACGCGCTTTACGAAGCTGCAGCGACCATCTTTTATACGCCAGGTAAAGTAAACAAAGCTAACACGCACGTGCGTGACAGCATTGACCTTAAGCGCATCATGATCATGGTATGGATGGCAACATTTCCAGCTATGTTCTTTGGTATGTACAACATTGGTTTCCAAGCACAAGAAGCTATTGCCGCTGGTGCAGGAACACTGCCTGACACATGGCAGGCGGGTCTTTTCACTGCGTTGGGTGGTGATCTGACAAATGCTGGCATTTTAGGTCTATTTTTCTACGGTGCATGTTTCTGGCTACCTATTTATGCAGTAACGTTTGCTGTTGGTGGTTTCTGGGAAGTACTTTTCGCTTCTGTGCGTAAGCACGAAGTTAACGAAGGCTTCTTCGTAACATCAGTACTGTTTGCACTTACACTTCCGGCAACTATCCCTCTATGGCAAGTAGCACTAGGTATTACCTTCGGTGTTGTTATCGCTAAAGAAGTATTCGGTGGTACAGGTCGTAACTTCCTTAACCCAGCTCTGTCTGGTCGTGCGTTCCTTTACTTTGCGTATCCTGCACAAATCTCAGGTGACCAAGTATGGGTAGCAGCAGATGGTTATTCGGGTGCAACGTCTCTTAGCCAAGCAGCTTGGGGTAACCTTGACTACGCTGATATGACTCAGTGGATGGATAGCTTTATCGGTACCATCGCGGGCTCTGCGGGTGAAGTATCAACTCTTGCTATTATTCTTGGTGGCTTGTTCATCATGTACATGCGTATAGCAAGCTGGCGCATTGTTGCTGGTGTAGCGATTGGTGTAGCTTTCTTCGCTACCTTGCTAAACCTAATTGGCAGCGATACTAACCCTATGTTTGCAATGCCTGCACATTGGCACTTTGTTGTTGGTGGTCTTGCTTTTGGTATGTTCTTTATGGCGACAGACCCGGTTTCTGCGTCGTTTACAAACCAAGGTAAGTGGGCTTACGGTATCTTCATTGGTTTTATGACGGTACTAATCCGCGTCCTTAACCCAGCCTTCCCTGAAGGTGTAATGCTAGCAATTCTATTTGCTAACTTGTGGGCGCCACTGTTCGACTATTTCGTCGCACAAAGCAACATCAAGCGGAGGGTAGCACGTGTCGGCTAA
- a CDS encoding Na(+)-translocating NADH-quinone reductase subunit C, whose protein sequence is MSAKKESLGKTIGVVVAVCLVCSIVVSGAAVGLRSLQQTNAALDKKSNILNAAGLYEMGMSNNAIESTYSERVEQRYVNLEEGTFVEAPAPDYDMYKAAKQTEYSTKVTNSNVGFQRRPNVASVYLVRDEAGDVSRIILPVHGSGLWDLMYGFLAIDADGQTVRELIYYQQKETPGLGGEVQNPAWQDKWDGKELYENGEVAIRVVKNANPSNPHTIDALSGATLTSNGVENTIRYWVGEQGFGQFLKNQAWRS, encoded by the coding sequence GTGTCGGCTAAGAAAGAATCTTTAGGCAAAACTATCGGTGTAGTAGTTGCCGTATGTTTGGTTTGTTCAATTGTTGTTTCTGGCGCGGCTGTTGGCCTTCGCTCTTTGCAGCAAACAAACGCGGCTCTTGATAAAAAGAGCAACATTCTTAATGCTGCAGGCCTTTACGAAATGGGCATGAGCAATAATGCTATCGAAAGCACGTACAGCGAACGAGTAGAGCAGCGTTATGTGAATCTTGAAGAAGGCACATTTGTTGAGGCGCCTGCTCCAGATTACGATATGTATAAAGCTGCTAAGCAGACTGAGTACAGCACAAAGGTAACTAACAGCAATGTTGGTTTCCAACGTCGCCCTAACGTGGCGAGTGTTTACTTAGTGCGCGACGAAGCAGGTGATGTATCTCGTATTATCTTACCTGTACACGGTAGCGGTCTATGGGATCTTATGTACGGATTCTTAGCGATAGATGCAGACGGCCAAACGGTTCGCGAGCTTATCTACTATCAGCAAAAAGAAACGCCAGGACTAGGTGGTGAAGTGCAAAACCCTGCATGGCAGGACAAATGGGATGGCAAAGAGCTTTACGAGAATGGCGAAGTTGCTATTCGCGTAGTGAAAAATGCTAACCCTAGCAATCCTCACACTATCGATGCGCTTTCAGGTGCAACCCTAACCAGCAACGGTGTTGAAAACACAATTCGTTACTGGGTAGGCGAGCAAGGCTTCGGCCAGTTCCTGAAGAACCAAGCATGGCGTTCATAA
- a CDS encoding NADH:ubiquinone reductase (Na(+)-transporting) subunit D has translation MADTKEMKKALFGPILDNNPIALQVLGICSALAITTKLETALVMSLALTSVVAFSNLFISLIRNQIPSSVRIIIQMTIIASLVIVVDQILKAYSYEISKQLSVFVGLIITNCIVMGRAEAYAMKSPPLMSFLDGIGNGLGYSFILVVIGTIKELFGFGTILGFEILPLVQNGGWYQGNGLLILPFSSFFLIGGMIWVIRTIRPEQVEPKE, from the coding sequence ATGGCAGATACTAAAGAAATGAAAAAGGCCCTCTTTGGGCCAATCCTGGACAACAACCCGATCGCCCTACAGGTATTGGGTATCTGTTCAGCACTGGCAATTACCACTAAGCTGGAAACAGCATTGGTAATGTCGCTAGCGCTTACAAGCGTTGTAGCGTTCTCAAACTTGTTTATTTCACTTATTCGTAACCAGATTCCATCTAGCGTTCGAATTATTATCCAGATGACCATTATTGCGTCGTTGGTAATCGTTGTTGACCAAATTCTGAAAGCGTATTCGTACGAAATATCGAAGCAGCTGTCGGTATTCGTAGGTCTTATTATTACTAACTGTATCGTAATGGGTCGTGCTGAAGCTTACGCCATGAAGAGCCCACCTTTGATGAGCTTCCTCGATGGTATTGGTAACGGCTTGGGCTACTCTTTCATTCTAGTTGTTATTGGTACAATTAAAGAGCTATTTGGTTTCGGTACTATTTTAGGTTTCGAAATCCTCCCACTGGTTCAAAACGGTGGCTGGTATCAGGGTAATGGTTTGTTAATTCTACCATTCAGCTCATTCTTCTTAATCGGCGGTATGATTTGGGTTATCCGTACTATCCGTCCAGAGCAAGTAGAGCCTAAGGAGTAA